Proteins encoded together in one Chryseobacterium sp. G0201 window:
- a CDS encoding homoserine kinase — translation MKKIKIRVPATVANLVCGFDILGMAINQPYDEMEFKLLENPDIIIKHTDNFGLPEKAEENVAGVVLLKIQEHLKLKNGFEVIIHKNIKPGSGLGSSAASATGAAFGANALLGNILSQNELIHFAMFGEELASGVRHADNIAPCLLGGITLVKSTDPIDIIPLNCPNLFVAAVHPQVEVKTSDARQILKKNILLKDAVQQWGNIAGLVAGIEKNDHALIGRSLNDVIIEPVRSILIPKFDEVKAKSLQLGALGGGISGSGPSIFMLTEKEENAQKIAEMMKSIYDEIDIDSFVYVSKINPSGIEIINED, via the coding sequence ATGAAAAAGATAAAAATAAGAGTTCCCGCAACAGTCGCAAATTTGGTTTGTGGTTTCGATATTTTGGGAATGGCGATCAATCAGCCTTATGATGAAATGGAGTTTAAACTATTGGAAAATCCCGACATCATTATAAAACACACAGATAATTTCGGACTTCCTGAAAAAGCGGAAGAAAATGTTGCCGGAGTTGTTCTTTTAAAAATTCAGGAGCATTTGAAGCTTAAAAATGGCTTTGAAGTGATTATTCATAAAAATATAAAACCGGGAAGCGGGCTTGGCTCCAGTGCGGCTAGCGCCACCGGAGCTGCCTTTGGAGCGAATGCTTTATTAGGAAATATTTTATCTCAAAACGAACTGATCCATTTTGCGATGTTTGGAGAAGAATTAGCTTCAGGAGTGAGACATGCAGACAATATTGCACCATGCCTTCTAGGTGGAATAACATTAGTAAAATCAACCGATCCTATTGATATTATTCCGTTAAACTGTCCCAATCTATTTGTTGCAGCCGTACATCCTCAAGTTGAAGTAAAAACATCTGATGCGAGACAAATTTTAAAGAAAAATATTTTACTGAAAGACGCCGTACAACAATGGGGAAATATTGCAGGTTTGGTAGCCGGAATTGAAAAAAACGATCATGCTTTGATCGGAAGAAGCCTGAACGATGTTATTATAGAGCCTGTAAGAAGTATTTTAATTCCGAAATTTGATGAAGTTAAAGCAAAAAGCTTACAATTGGGAGCTTTAGGTGGTGGAATTTCCGGTTCTGGCCCATCTATTTTTATGTTGACAGAAAAGGAAGAAAATGCACAGAAAATTGCTGAAATGATGAAATCGATTTATGATGAAATTGATATTGACAGCTTCGTGTATGTCTCAAAAATCAATCCTTCAGGAATTGAAATCATTAATGAAGATTAG
- the thrC gene encoding threonine synthase has translation MIYYNLKDKKEQVNFKTATIKGQGNEKGLFFPEKIPQVEKDFFENLNQFSDQEIAFRCMKDFVGDEIPESLLKEIVRETIDFEIPLKKINDNISVLELFHGPTLAFKDIGARFMSQCLSYFLKDENKKVTVLVATSGDTGGAVAHGFYKTSGVNVVILYPKNRVSQVQEKQLTALGENISAIEVNGTFDDCQNMVKQAFSDEKINSNLFLTSANSINVARWLPQQIYYLLALKQWQKINTENPVICVPSGNFGNICAGVLAHFRGLPVEHFIAACNENDVVPNYLNTQNLEYKDTVATLSNAMDVGNPSNFTRILELFHHQFNDLKNTISGYSISDDETLKTISKVYKNYGYMLEPHSAVAFASLEKYLEENPGKKGFILGTAHPVKFPDAVEKATNMKIEVPESLAELMSKEKKTVEINADFEELKRFLLDKN, from the coding sequence ATGATCTACTATAATTTAAAAGATAAAAAAGAACAGGTTAATTTTAAAACTGCCACTATTAAAGGACAGGGAAACGAAAAAGGTTTGTTTTTTCCTGAAAAAATCCCTCAAGTTGAAAAAGATTTTTTTGAAAATTTAAATCAATTCTCGGATCAAGAAATTGCATTTAGATGCATGAAAGATTTCGTTGGTGATGAGATTCCTGAATCATTATTAAAAGAAATAGTTAGAGAAACAATCGATTTTGAGATTCCGTTGAAAAAAATCAATGATAACATTTCTGTGTTAGAACTTTTTCATGGTCCTACACTGGCGTTTAAAGATATTGGGGCTCGATTTATGAGTCAGTGCCTCTCCTATTTTTTAAAGGATGAAAATAAGAAAGTTACTGTTTTGGTAGCGACTTCCGGAGATACAGGCGGTGCTGTTGCTCATGGTTTTTATAAAACTTCGGGAGTAAATGTGGTTATTTTATATCCAAAAAACAGAGTGAGCCAAGTTCAGGAAAAGCAATTGACTGCATTGGGAGAAAATATTTCCGCCATTGAGGTCAACGGAACTTTTGATGACTGTCAGAATATGGTGAAACAGGCATTTTCAGATGAAAAAATTAACTCAAATTTATTTTTAACTTCAGCTAATTCTATCAATGTGGCGAGATGGCTTCCACAGCAGATTTACTACCTTTTAGCTTTAAAACAATGGCAAAAGATCAACACTGAAAATCCTGTAATTTGTGTTCCGAGCGGGAATTTTGGGAATATTTGTGCGGGAGTTTTGGCACATTTCAGAGGGTTACCTGTGGAACATTTTATAGCAGCCTGTAATGAAAATGATGTTGTTCCCAATTATTTAAATACACAAAATTTAGAATATAAAGATACTGTTGCAACCCTGTCAAATGCTATGGATGTTGGAAATCCAAGCAATTTTACGCGAATTTTAGAACTTTTTCACCATCAATTTAATGATCTTAAAAATACAATTTCAGGGTATTCTATTAGTGATGATGAAACTTTAAAAACCATTTCAAAAGTTTACAAAAATTACGGATATATGCTGGAACCTCACAGCGCGGTTGCTTTTGCTTCGTTAGAAAAATATTTAGAAGAAAATCCGGGTAAAAAAGGCTTTATTCTAGGCACGGCTCATCCTGTAAAGTTTCCTGATGCGGTGGAAAAAGCTACTAACATGAAAATTGAAGTTCCGGAATCATTGGCTGAATTAATGAGTAAAGAGAAAAAAACTGTAGAAATTAACGCAGATTTTGAAGAATTAAAACGATTTTTGCTTGATAAAAATTAA
- the folB gene encoding dihydroneopterin aldolase: MSKIYLEDVKIYAYHGVLPEENIIGTYYIMNLELHTDLWKASESDDLNDTISYADINTIVHDEMKIKSKLLEHVAGRIISKIHEKFSQISYIKLKITKTAPPMQGEMKGASIELEKSFKPEN, from the coding sequence ATGAGCAAAATCTATCTTGAAGATGTAAAAATATATGCCTATCACGGAGTTCTGCCAGAGGAAAATATCATCGGAACTTACTATATAATGAATCTGGAACTTCACACGGATTTGTGGAAAGCTTCAGAATCGGATGATTTGAATGATACGATAAGTTATGCAGATATCAACACGATCGTTCATGATGAAATGAAGATTAAATCTAAATTGCTGGAGCATGTTGCAGGAAGAATTATTTCAAAAATTCATGAAAAATTTTCTCAGATTTCTTATATTAAATTAAAAATCACCAAAACTGCTCCACCAATGCAAGGCGAAATGAAAGGCGCAAGTATTGAACTGGAAAAAAGTTTTAAACCTGAAAATTAA
- a CDS encoding DUF4403 family protein — protein sequence MKFIKILFLLTCINIFGQTNVDNQLAMYNFPKIKSSITMPVTIPLSEINNMINASVKDLIYQDDSYTDNNNDQFKVKVWKTRAIRVVGGTNQNLLIEVPLKIWAEKGIGTFGVYTYQNTTFETVMSFNTSISFKNNWTIVTNTQPNGFKWVTKPVLDYGKIKIPITSLVEKSLKEQQEKFCKTLDQQMATQLNFQQYAMMAWNVFTQPFNISEEYNTWLKVTPININITPLKFYGNQIDTNIGIDVYSETFTGSKPESSQPVRTASSFNTIPVLADKFSLQTTANIPFSEATSIARKTFMNKEFDLRGSKVKITDIRVYGEENKIMIEAQTDGYVKGKAIISGVPVYDETKRKIVLSNTKFKLKTINILQKTASVLFQGKIVKMIEEEYGIPTQELEETSRKSIEEAFNKEYYKGLNMRGKVFSLKPTNILLNPSGITAVIDINATLKLIVNGM from the coding sequence TTGAAATTCATCAAAATATTATTTCTATTAACGTGTATCAATATTTTTGGACAGACCAATGTTGATAATCAATTGGCGATGTATAATTTTCCGAAGATAAAATCCAGCATTACGATGCCGGTGACTATTCCGCTTTCGGAAATCAACAATATGATCAACGCTTCTGTGAAAGACCTCATCTATCAGGATGATTCTTACACCGATAACAATAATGATCAATTTAAAGTAAAAGTCTGGAAAACCCGTGCCATTCGAGTAGTTGGTGGAACTAATCAAAATTTATTAATTGAAGTTCCATTGAAAATCTGGGCAGAAAAAGGTATCGGAACCTTCGGAGTTTATACCTATCAGAATACCACTTTTGAAACGGTGATGTCGTTCAACACTTCTATAAGTTTTAAAAATAACTGGACTATTGTGACCAATACGCAACCCAATGGTTTTAAATGGGTTACAAAACCTGTTTTGGATTATGGAAAAATTAAAATCCCGATCACTTCTTTGGTTGAAAAAAGTTTAAAGGAACAACAGGAAAAATTCTGTAAAACCCTTGACCAACAAATGGCTACACAGTTGAATTTTCAACAGTACGCAATGATGGCTTGGAATGTTTTTACGCAGCCTTTTAATATTTCTGAAGAATATAATACGTGGCTGAAGGTAACGCCGATCAATATTAACATAACTCCATTAAAATTTTACGGAAACCAAATTGACACCAATATTGGAATTGATGTCTATTCTGAAACCTTCACAGGCAGTAAACCGGAATCTTCACAGCCTGTAAGAACAGCGAGTAGTTTTAATACAATTCCTGTTTTGGCAGATAAATTTTCACTTCAGACCACCGCTAATATTCCTTTTTCGGAGGCTACGAGTATTGCAAGAAAAACTTTTATGAATAAAGAGTTTGATCTACGAGGTTCTAAAGTGAAAATTACTGATATCAGGGTGTACGGGGAAGAAAATAAAATCATGATTGAAGCTCAAACCGACGGTTATGTAAAAGGCAAAGCCATTATTTCCGGAGTTCCTGTGTATGATGAAACAAAAAGAAAAATTGTTTTGTCTAATACCAAGTTTAAATTAAAAACTATCAATATTCTTCAAAAAACGGCTTCCGTTTTATTCCAAGGGAAAATTGTTAAAATGATTGAAGAAGAATATGGAATTCCTACTCAAGAATTGGAAGAAACATCACGAAAAAGCATTGAGGAAGCCTTTAATAAAGAATATTATAAAGGATTGAATATGAGAGGAAAGGTTTTTAGCCTAAAGCCAACCAATATTCTACTAAATCCCTCCGGGATTACCGCCGTTATTGACATTAATGCAACTTTAAAACTGATCGTCAACGGAATGTAA
- a CDS encoding RDD family protein: MRKILRIVEDNRASSGVRFVNYTVDLIVLIVINTILSFVSVWIYNYTSINFFYFYNNGGLLWEFFCGNLVSFIYYFLWENYSNGRTVGKYITNTMAISTDGVDMTTQQVLYRTLCRIVPFDALSFLGGGNGWHDNWTDTRVINIKNYVAEKQAKEEINSIGTKENA; this comes from the coding sequence ATGAGAAAAATTTTAAGAATTGTTGAAGATAATAGAGCCTCTTCAGGAGTCAGATTTGTTAATTACACTGTAGATTTAATTGTTTTAATTGTCATAAATACTATCCTTTCCTTTGTCTCAGTCTGGATTTATAATTATACCTCAATAAATTTTTTCTACTTTTATAATAATGGAGGCTTACTTTGGGAGTTTTTTTGCGGAAATTTGGTAAGCTTCATTTACTACTTTCTATGGGAAAATTATTCAAATGGAAGAACTGTAGGGAAATATATTACCAATACTATGGCTATTAGCACAGATGGTGTAGATATGACAACTCAACAAGTTTTATATAGAACTTTATGTAGAATAGTACCATTTGATGCTCTTTCATTTTTAGGAGGCGGAAATGGATGGCATGACAACTGGACAGATACAAGAGTAATTAATATAAAAAATTATGTCGCTGAAAAACAGGCAAAAGAAGAAATAAACAGCATTGGCACGAAAGAAAATGCTTAA
- a CDS encoding DUF5655 domain-containing protein produces the protein MQIFNNNKILSTLKEIPFKLEKDIQNLFEQNLELITNFKLIKSEFTIKNNRIDTLAFDIESKAFVIIEYKRNQNYSVVDQGVSYLNLMLEYKADFIVEYNENQKDSLKRNDVDWSQSKIIFVSPSFTDFQKQSSNFKDLAIELWEIKQFENEIIVINPIKKSKSAPSIKQVQRNDDSEISKIAKEIKVYTEEDHLQGKNDDIKELYDVFKNGILNLSSDIEIDPKKLYIAFKKQKNIVDIHIQNRSLKMWINLKKGILKDEKEITKDVSISGHWGNGDYELSVEKSTGVQIYFQWLSKLKSLMIDIHEGFIFQ, from the coding sequence ATGCAAATTTTTAATAATAATAAAATTCTTTCCACACTTAAAGAAATCCCTTTCAAGCTTGAAAAAGATATTCAAAATCTATTTGAACAAAATTTAGAGCTAATTACAAATTTTAAATTAATTAAATCGGAATTTACTATAAAGAATAACCGCATTGACACTCTTGCTTTTGATATTGAAAGTAAAGCCTTTGTTATTATTGAATATAAACGTAATCAAAATTACAGTGTAGTAGATCAAGGCGTTTCTTACCTAAATTTAATGTTAGAATACAAAGCTGATTTTATTGTTGAATATAATGAAAATCAGAAAGATAGTTTAAAACGAAACGATGTGGATTGGTCTCAGAGTAAAATTATTTTCGTTTCACCATCATTTACGGATTTTCAAAAACAATCTTCCAACTTTAAGGATCTAGCTATTGAACTTTGGGAAATCAAACAATTTGAAAATGAAATAATTGTAATTAATCCAATTAAAAAATCCAAATCTGCCCCCAGTATCAAACAAGTTCAACGTAATGATGATTCTGAAATAAGTAAAATTGCTAAAGAAATAAAAGTCTATACTGAAGAAGATCATTTACAGGGCAAAAATGATGATATAAAAGAACTTTATGATGTTTTTAAAAATGGAATTCTAAACTTATCTTCAGATATAGAAATAGATCCTAAAAAGCTTTATATAGCCTTTAAAAAACAAAAAAACATAGTTGATATTCATATCCAAAATAGATCATTAAAAATGTGGATTAATCTCAAAAAAGGAATTTTAAAGGACGAAAAAGAAATTACAAAAGACGTTTCCATTTCTGGACACTGGGGTAATGGAGACTATGAGTTATCGGTTGAAAAAAGTACCGGAGTCCAAATATATTTCCAATGGTTATCAAAATTAAAATCCCTCATGATTGATATTCATGAGGGATTTATTTTTCAATAA
- a CDS encoding DUF2750 domain-containing protein, whose translation MNQKEIENVVSLEPIERYKYFIKKVADWETFFTLLDEDGEYVLSELDDYKLLPLWSAKEYAELCKIGGWEKYTIKELSLDDLEDEIIDFITENDCLINVFPIYDKTGFVVNLQEFTRDLNDELEKIQ comes from the coding sequence ATGAACCAAAAAGAAATTGAAAACGTAGTGTCATTAGAACCTATCGAAAGGTATAAATACTTTATCAAAAAGGTAGCAGATTGGGAAACATTTTTCACATTACTTGATGAAGATGGAGAATATGTACTTTCAGAATTAGATGACTACAAGTTGCTTCCTTTATGGAGTGCAAAAGAATATGCCGAGTTATGTAAAATAGGTGGTTGGGAGAAATATACAATTAAAGAACTTAGCCTCGATGATTTAGAAGATGAAATTATAGATTTTATTACTGAAAATGATTGTCTAATCAATGTTTTCCCTATTTATGATAAAACTGGCTTTGTGGTAAATCTCCAAGAATTCACTAGAGATCTGAATGATGAACTAGAAAAGATACAGTAA
- a CDS encoding DUF6443 domain-containing protein has product MKKYSTIKALSIFGLIISGMVNAQSNENYVQSKTCLNDDCTKKSETIIYYDGLGRPKQIINVKASPTGKDLVTPVTYDGFGRQAKNILPVPVTTQNSNIHSGITTESTANSYYGVPNAFTEQEFENSPLDRVLQQANAGDAWKMSSGKTQKFKYEANTGNEVKAFVANTSTNTVSGISNTVSTLSISTANSGYYPAGVLYKNTVTDEDGNSVTQFENGRGQKILIRKDDGTQNVDTYYIYNEYNQRAFVIPPKAIKQIEQNNNTITDAILNELCYQYRYDGQDREVEKKLPGKDWEFTVYDRQDRSVLTQDGALRTVNNNFSSKGWIFTKYDEFGRVAYTGFFSNTATRQVMQNALNSMAANPYNNEKRNSSPFNLQGLDVYYDKQAFPTGSMTLLTVNYYDTYPPEAPSVPTTILGQYTLPQTLDASNDASTNSLQTASYVKNIEDNNWTKTYNYYDSVGRLISTHTTNHLGGYTKTETELDFSGVPQKKNTYHLRKQGEVGVTVKERFVYDSQNRLVQQFHQVDNNVEQLLAENSYNDISQLINKKVGNNLQSIDYDYNIRGWLTDINKNQMNTPDLGGKLFSYKVKYTNRDGIENPDTVLFSGKNVIPRFNGNVAETDWRSFETLGANPLLTPKRYGYAYDKLNQLTAGYYQNPNNPYSKENTESLTYDLNGNVTDLYRTSVMEYGSGIATVIDNLAYTYTGNQAIKIKDNSGNSTGYEGTAGFPIEYDANGNMKSLMDKQITKIAYNHLNLPNTVNIGFDQVNSQILTKYRADGIKVRKENTKTSVGVTGTTTTKETTDYLDGFQYFNTTTSGSGGGSSEILMLSKRAFEPQAFTPIGIIEPTIDPPFGGGGIIVDAKTPDLQFFPTAEGFYDYIKNQYIYNYSDHLGNVRVSFARNSAGVLEIVDGNDYYPFGMNHLKTGNAYFGQSSFKNYKFGKKELQETGFYDFGNRMYMNDGVRWMSPDPLSEEFSNWSPYNYAFNNPIRFTDPDGNAPEDAVSECCAHLKGFTLAMADDVMGTNFRNKYATNSNEYRNGVTTGHGASMILSAAMAVDGGGSIGGGTMGLVASVSASGSGVGALPGAGGALISSATIAKGTIELAGAGVILKNTVDNMKSDKKASSSSESNKGRSGKQARLRELSTDPKLGKADKGWLKSDINKIEQGKRKTIRNPPGKDLAHERGREAAKGYSYEYSHLQNRKDHRNQHKYDNGGRKNKERPVN; this is encoded by the coding sequence ATGAAAAAATATTCAACGATAAAAGCATTATCCATTTTCGGTTTGATTATCTCGGGAATGGTCAATGCGCAATCCAATGAAAATTATGTCCAATCTAAAACCTGTTTAAATGATGATTGTACCAAGAAATCTGAAACAATAATCTACTATGATGGATTAGGAAGACCTAAGCAAATCATTAATGTTAAGGCAAGTCCGACCGGAAAAGATTTGGTAACACCGGTTACCTACGACGGATTTGGAAGACAGGCAAAAAATATATTACCCGTTCCGGTTACCACCCAAAATTCGAATATCCATTCAGGAATTACCACTGAAAGTACGGCAAATTCCTATTATGGAGTTCCCAATGCCTTTACAGAACAGGAATTTGAAAACTCACCGTTAGACCGAGTGTTGCAGCAAGCAAATGCTGGTGATGCTTGGAAAATGAGTTCCGGAAAAACACAGAAATTTAAGTACGAAGCCAATACGGGAAATGAAGTCAAGGCATTTGTTGCTAATACTTCAACCAATACGGTAAGTGGTATCTCCAATACGGTTTCAACACTTTCTATTTCTACCGCAAACTCAGGATATTATCCGGCAGGGGTATTGTATAAAAATACAGTAACTGACGAAGATGGCAACTCCGTTACACAGTTTGAAAACGGACGTGGGCAAAAGATTTTGATCCGTAAAGATGACGGTACACAAAATGTTGATACCTATTATATCTATAATGAATACAACCAGCGTGCTTTTGTTATCCCTCCTAAAGCAATAAAGCAAATTGAGCAAAACAATAATACGATTACGGATGCCATTTTAAACGAACTCTGTTACCAATACCGATATGATGGACAAGACAGGGAGGTTGAGAAAAAACTACCAGGAAAAGACTGGGAGTTTACGGTTTATGACAGACAGGACAGATCTGTTTTAACTCAGGATGGAGCCTTAAGAACGGTAAATAACAATTTTAGCAGCAAAGGCTGGATTTTTACCAAATACGATGAGTTTGGAAGAGTGGCTTATACCGGATTCTTTTCCAATACAGCAACGAGACAGGTAATGCAGAATGCGCTGAACAGTATGGCTGCTAACCCTTACAATAATGAGAAGAGAAATTCATCTCCTTTCAATTTACAGGGACTTGATGTGTATTACGATAAACAGGCTTTTCCTACGGGAAGCATGACGCTTTTAACGGTAAATTATTACGATACGTATCCACCTGAAGCACCTTCAGTTCCTACAACTATTTTGGGACAGTATACCTTACCGCAGACACTGGATGCGAGTAATGATGCCTCAACCAACAGCCTTCAAACGGCATCATATGTGAAAAATATTGAAGATAATAACTGGACAAAAACCTATAATTATTATGATTCAGTAGGCAGGCTTATTTCAACCCATACAACGAATCACTTAGGCGGTTATACCAAAACTGAAACTGAGCTTGATTTTTCCGGCGTTCCGCAAAAGAAGAACACGTATCACCTGAGAAAACAGGGAGAAGTCGGGGTAACGGTAAAAGAAAGATTTGTCTACGATAGCCAAAACAGGTTGGTACAACAGTTTCATCAGGTAGATAACAATGTTGAGCAATTATTAGCAGAGAACTCATATAATGATATTTCTCAGCTGATTAATAAAAAAGTCGGTAATAATTTACAGAGTATCGATTATGATTATAATATCAGAGGATGGTTGACGGATATCAACAAAAACCAAATGAATACGCCTGATCTTGGTGGAAAATTGTTTTCTTATAAAGTTAAGTATACAAACAGAGACGGAATTGAAAATCCTGATACGGTACTATTTTCAGGGAAAAATGTAATTCCAAGATTTAACGGTAATGTTGCAGAGACAGACTGGAGAAGTTTTGAAACATTAGGTGCCAATCCTTTGCTTACTCCAAAAAGATATGGGTATGCATATGATAAATTAAACCAGCTAACGGCTGGTTATTATCAAAACCCTAACAATCCTTACAGTAAAGAGAATACGGAATCACTAACGTACGACCTAAACGGAAATGTAACTGATCTTTACAGAACCTCCGTAATGGAGTACGGAAGCGGTATTGCTACGGTTATCGATAATCTTGCCTACACCTATACAGGAAATCAGGCAATAAAGATCAAGGATAATAGCGGGAACAGTACAGGATATGAAGGAACGGCAGGTTTTCCAATAGAATATGATGCCAATGGGAATATGAAAAGTTTAATGGATAAGCAGATTACAAAAATCGCTTATAACCATTTGAACCTTCCCAATACGGTAAACATTGGTTTTGATCAGGTTAATTCACAAATTTTAACTAAATACAGAGCTGACGGAATAAAAGTAAGAAAGGAAAATACCAAAACTTCCGTTGGTGTTACCGGAACTACCACCACAAAGGAAACTACGGACTATTTAGACGGTTTTCAGTATTTTAATACAACTACTTCAGGCAGTGGTGGCGGAAGCTCGGAAATATTAATGCTGTCAAAACGTGCTTTTGAACCACAGGCATTTACCCCAATAGGGATTATTGAGCCAACTATTGATCCACCTTTTGGAGGTGGTGGTATTATTGTGGATGCAAAAACTCCTGACTTACAGTTTTTCCCGACTGCTGAAGGGTTTTATGATTATATAAAAAATCAATATATTTACAACTACTCAGATCATTTAGGAAATGTAAGGGTAAGTTTCGCAAGAAACAGCGCAGGCGTTCTGGAAATTGTTGATGGTAACGATTATTATCCTTTCGGAATGAACCATCTGAAAACGGGTAATGCTTACTTCGGGCAGAGCAGTTTCAAAAATTACAAATTCGGTAAAAAAGAACTTCAGGAAACTGGATTTTATGACTTCGGAAACCGAATGTACATGAATGACGGGGTACGTTGGATGAGTCCGGATCCTTTGAGCGAAGAGTTTTCTAATTGGTCTCCATATAATTACGCGTTTAATAACCCGATAAGGTTTACTGATCCTGACGGAAATGCTCCCGAAGATGCAGTAAGTGAATGTTGTGCGCATTTAAAAGGATTTACCCTTGCTATGGCTGACGATGTCATGGGAACAAATTTCCGTAACAAATATGCCACGAACTCTAATGAATATAGAAACGGAGTAACTACCGGTCATGGAGCATCTATGATTTTGAGTGCTGCAATGGCAGTAGATGGTGGAGGAAGTATTGGAGGTGGGACGATGGGATTGGTAGCTTCGGTTTCAGCATCAGGTTCAGGCGTAGGAGCTTTACCCGGAGCAGGAGGCGCACTTATTAGTAGTGCGACTATCGCAAAAGGAACGATTGAGCTAGCAGGTGCCGGTGTTATTTTGAAGAATACCGTTGACAATATGAAGAGTGATAAAAAAGCAAGCTCTTCATCTGAATCAAATAAAGGCAGAAGTGGTAAACAAGCCAGATTAAGGGAATTATCTACTGACCCTAAATTAGGTAAAGCAGATAAAGGATGGCTAAAATCTGACATAAATAAAATTGAACAAGGAAAAAGAAAAACAATTAGAAATCCTCCTGGCAAAGATTTAGCGCACGAAAGAGGTAGAGAAGCAGCCAAGGGTTATTCCTATGAATATTCTCACCTGCAAAATAGAAAAGATCATAGAAATCAGCATAAATATGATAACGGGGGAAGAAAAAATAAAGAAAGACCAGTTAATTAA